The Hymenobacter sp. GOD-10R genome includes a window with the following:
- a CDS encoding PAS domain-containing sensor histidine kinase, producing MPDYLPFFRPLIANSLGVHFIYDLAASRVHYVSEAYERIFGSPADKVNDHLANWLARVHPDDVAYVRERLAAAPEEEVVPDLELRVDRENGGTQWFCLTACRLPAEAGKTYLSGQIQDITRAKETVHNAQKFNMKKNATLEIMSHDLAAPLVLIQQLTDHLATESQPDRNPAVQEMLNLIEQTCTEGVNLIRDFVDNEFFESSLVELKRERADMIELLTAVLEEYKRSSYRTRLNFIYELPAHPVYVEYDVNKFQQVVNNLISNAIKFTPDGGQIRVSLVRRGDRACLQVADTGIGIPQELQPVLFDKFTRARRVGLRGEKTNGLGMSLIKTIVELHDGRIWLESAEGKGTTFHVELPALST from the coding sequence ATGCCCGATTACTTGCCCTTTTTTCGTCCGCTCATAGCGAATAGCTTGGGCGTGCACTTTATCTATGACCTAGCAGCGTCGCGTGTACACTACGTGAGTGAAGCATACGAGCGTATTTTCGGCAGTCCCGCTGATAAAGTTAATGACCACTTGGCCAACTGGCTGGCCCGCGTGCACCCCGATGATGTGGCCTACGTGCGGGAGCGGCTAGCGGCGGCGCCCGAAGAAGAGGTAGTCCCCGACCTGGAGCTGCGCGTGGATCGGGAGAATGGCGGCACGCAGTGGTTCTGCCTGACGGCTTGCCGACTGCCTGCCGAAGCGGGCAAGACTTATTTGAGCGGACAGATTCAGGACATTACCCGGGCGAAAGAGACTGTGCATAACGCCCAGAAGTTCAACATGAAGAAGAACGCTACGCTCGAAATCATGTCGCACGATCTGGCCGCGCCCTTGGTCCTTATTCAGCAACTCACCGATCACCTGGCCACCGAGTCGCAGCCCGACCGCAACCCGGCCGTGCAGGAAATGCTGAATTTGATTGAGCAGACCTGCACTGAGGGTGTAAACTTGATCCGGGACTTCGTTGATAACGAGTTCTTTGAATCGAGCTTGGTGGAGCTCAAGCGCGAGCGGGCCGATATGATTGAGTTGCTGACGGCCGTGCTGGAAGAATACAAGCGCTCCAGTTATCGTACGCGCCTTAATTTTATTTATGAGCTACCTGCTCATCCCGTGTATGTAGAGTACGACGTGAACAAGTTTCAGCAGGTTGTTAACAACCTTATTTCCAACGCTATCAAGTTTACGCCTGATGGTGGGCAGATCAGGGTGAGCCTCGTGCGCCGCGGCGACCGAGCGTGCCTGCAGGTAGCAGATACAGGAATTGGGATTCCGCAGGAGTTACAGCCGGTACTATTCGATAAATTTACCAGAGCGCGACGTGTGGGGCTGCGTGGTGAGAAAACCAACGGGCTCGGCATGTCGCTAATCAAAACTATTGTAGAGCTGCATGATGGCCGTATTTGGCTGGAAAGTGCCGAGGGAAAAGGCACTACCTTCCACGTAGAGCTGCCCGCCTTGTCGACCTAG
- a CDS encoding YdeI/OmpD-associated family protein: MAEEALEMFCPTSRQHWRTWLQEHHRQQQSVWLVYHKKNSATPTLTWSEAVDEALCFGWIDSLAKPIDNERYRQFFSRRKPKSGWSRVNKEKIQRLIAEGQMTQAGFDSIETAKQNGAWTLLDDVEALIIPEDLEQELQKRPDARSYFLALSKTDKRNMLQWLVLAKRPTTRQNRIAAIVDLADKQLKPTLFSGPKRLQP, translated from the coding sequence ATGGCAGAAGAAGCACTAGAGATGTTTTGTCCCACCAGCCGCCAGCACTGGCGCACGTGGCTGCAAGAGCACCACCGCCAACAACAATCTGTGTGGCTGGTGTACCACAAGAAGAACTCCGCTACTCCTACCCTCACCTGGAGTGAAGCCGTAGACGAGGCTCTATGCTTCGGCTGGATTGATAGCCTAGCCAAGCCCATAGACAACGAGCGATACCGGCAGTTTTTCAGCCGAAGAAAACCCAAAAGCGGTTGGTCTAGAGTCAACAAGGAGAAAATCCAGCGGCTCATTGCTGAAGGGCAGATGACCCAAGCAGGCTTCGACAGCATTGAAACCGCCAAGCAGAACGGCGCCTGGACGCTCCTGGATGATGTAGAAGCTTTAATCATCCCGGAGGACCTGGAGCAGGAACTGCAAAAAAGGCCAGATGCCAGAAGCTATTTCTTGGCGTTGAGTAAGACCGACAAACGCAACATGTTGCAATGGCTTGTGCTCGCCAAGCGGCCCACAACCCGACAAAACCGAATTGCAGCAATCGTAGACCTAGCTGACAAACAGCTGAAACCAACCCTGTTTAGCGGGCCAAAGCGCCTCCAGCCGTAG
- the ctlX gene encoding citrulline utilization hydrolase CtlX, with the protein MQSASTVFLVRPVRFSFNAETAASNYFQQNLADLTPEAVQTKAFAEFDAAVDTLRSKGVQVLVFEDTPTPAKPDAVFPNNWLTLHPDGRVLLYPMCAVNRRAERRPDILQELGRQFVITEVVDLSLHEQAGRFLEGTGSILFDHVHRIAYACLSPRTDADLFAEVAATLGYRPVAFHANDEQGHAIYHTNVMLCIGARVAVVCLASITDPQERAAVVDSLTDTGHEIVDITQAQVAHFAGNMLTMRTATTELIVLSQQAFDALSPAQKQTLGGYGELVPLAIPTIETIGGGSARCMLAEVFLPRR; encoded by the coding sequence ATGCAATCTGCTTCTACCGTCTTCCTGGTTCGACCCGTGCGTTTTTCCTTCAACGCCGAAACGGCCGCCTCTAATTACTTTCAGCAAAACCTAGCCGACCTAACGCCCGAAGCGGTCCAGACAAAAGCCTTTGCTGAGTTCGATGCGGCGGTGGATACACTCCGCTCAAAGGGTGTGCAGGTGCTGGTATTTGAGGACACGCCCACGCCTGCTAAACCCGACGCTGTATTTCCAAACAATTGGCTCACGCTGCACCCCGATGGCCGGGTGCTGCTCTACCCGATGTGCGCCGTGAATCGCCGGGCCGAGCGCCGGCCAGATATTCTTCAGGAGCTAGGTCGGCAGTTCGTCATCACGGAAGTAGTTGATTTGTCGCTGCATGAGCAAGCGGGAAGGTTTCTAGAAGGCACGGGCAGCATTCTGTTCGACCACGTGCACCGAATAGCTTATGCCTGCCTCTCGCCACGCACCGACGCTGACCTCTTTGCGGAAGTAGCGGCCACGTTAGGGTACCGTCCGGTAGCTTTTCATGCAAACGACGAACAAGGCCACGCCATTTACCACACCAACGTCATGCTGTGCATTGGGGCACGGGTTGCGGTCGTGTGCCTAGCCAGCATCACCGACCCGCAGGAGCGCGCCGCCGTAGTAGATTCTCTGACCGATACCGGTCACGAAATAGTGGACATTACGCAGGCGCAAGTCGCTCATTTTGCGGGTAATATGCTTACCATGCGCACCGCTACCACCGAGCTGATCGTGCTTTCCCAACAAGCCTTCGACGCGCTGAGCCCTGCGCAGAAGCAGACCCTAGGTGGCTATGGTGAGCTGGTGCCGCTGGCTATTCCGACCATCGAAACGATTGGCGGAGGCAGCGCCCGCTGTATGCTGGCAGAGGTGTTCCTGCCCAGGCGCTGA
- a CDS encoding glycoside hydrolase family 43 protein gives MRTHRKSTFLTPALFASLALASACQSNSTKTETAATTDAAQQTAAQPGDSTGKKFLSEPLVRDIYTADPSAHVFNGKIYIYPSHDIETGMPENDNGDHFAMRDYHILSMDSPEGKVTDNGVALDVKDVPWAKRQMWAPDAAFKNGTYYLYFPVKDKQDIFRIGVATSKSPTGPFKADPQPIPGSYSIDPAVFADTDGNAYMYFGGIWGGQLQRWRTAKYDSTIAPNQPANEVAIGPRFARMSKDMRKFEGPVQEVKILDENGKPLLAGDTKKRFFEGVWMHKYNNKYYLTYSTGDTHLLVYAVGDKPEGPFTYKGVLMNPVQGWTTHHSIIEFNGKWYIFYHDTQLSNKTWLRNVKVTELKRNADGTIETINP, from the coding sequence ATGCGTACCCACCGCAAGAGCACTTTCTTAACGCCCGCCCTTTTTGCTTCCCTCGCGCTGGCCAGCGCTTGCCAGAGCAACAGCACCAAAACCGAAACCGCTGCTACCACCGATGCGGCGCAGCAGACAGCAGCGCAGCCCGGCGACTCGACGGGTAAGAAGTTTCTATCTGAGCCGCTCGTGCGCGACATCTACACCGCCGATCCTTCGGCGCACGTGTTCAACGGTAAAATCTATATTTATCCGTCGCATGACATCGAAACCGGGATGCCGGAAAACGACAACGGCGACCATTTCGCTATGCGCGACTATCACATCCTCTCGATGGATAGCCCCGAGGGGAAGGTAACTGATAATGGCGTAGCGCTAGACGTGAAAGATGTTCCGTGGGCTAAGCGCCAGATGTGGGCGCCGGATGCCGCCTTCAAGAACGGCACGTACTACCTGTACTTCCCGGTGAAAGACAAGCAGGATATCTTCCGCATCGGGGTAGCTACCAGCAAAAGCCCTACTGGTCCGTTCAAAGCTGATCCACAGCCAATTCCGGGCAGCTACAGCATCGACCCGGCTGTGTTTGCCGACACCGATGGCAACGCCTACATGTACTTTGGCGGCATTTGGGGTGGACAGCTACAGCGGTGGCGCACCGCAAAATACGATTCTACCATTGCTCCAAACCAACCGGCCAACGAAGTGGCTATTGGGCCGCGCTTTGCGCGCATGAGCAAGGATATGCGCAAGTTCGAGGGCCCAGTGCAGGAAGTAAAGATCCTGGATGAGAACGGCAAGCCCTTGCTAGCCGGCGACACCAAGAAGCGCTTCTTCGAGGGCGTTTGGATGCACAAGTACAACAACAAATACTACCTCACGTATTCCACCGGCGACACGCACTTGTTGGTGTACGCCGTGGGCGACAAGCCAGAAGGACCGTTTACGTACAAAGGCGTGCTAATGAACCCGGTGCAGGGCTGGACTACTCACCACTCTATCATCGAGTTCAACGGCAAGTGGTACATCTTCTACCACGACACGCAGCTTTCCAACAAAACGTGGCTGCGCAACGTCAAGGTCACGGAGCTGAAGCGCAACGCCGACGGCACGATCGAGACGATCAACCCGTAA
- a CDS encoding VCBS repeat-containing protein, with protein MCIRRSQAGYAFLCLLLFSSAAIDSNAQQPLFNLLSPKETGISFTNEVSETEALNILSYEYFYNGGGVAVGDINNDGLSDIMFTGNMRPNRLYLNLGNFEFKDITNQASPALEGRKDSWKTGVTMADVNGDGLLDIYVCYSGKKADDVRRNQLFINQGSNKFKEEASAYGLDDLGYSTQAAFFDYDNDGDLDMFLLNHNIKKIDNMEFARHKGEVDILAGNKLFKNDSGHFTDISKTAGIVQSPLTFGLGIAVADINKDGWADIYVTNDYNEPDYLYLNNQNGTFTDHSKQMLRHHSHFSMGVDIADFNNDAQPDIFTLDMLPADNHRQKSLQLQENYETFGLMLNQDLYQQYMRNMLHLNNGDGTFSEIGQLAGVSSTDWSWCPLIADFDNDGYKDIYISNGYLRDYTNKDFLRYWGDYKIKKAMAREPFQLMDLVTAMPSTSVPDYIFRNEHNLTFSNKQVEWGLNQTNMSNGAIYADLDNDGDLDLVVNTINQPAGLYRNRSVEDHHTNYLAFKLKGTDKNTNAVGAKVYVYTPSNVQYQELNPNRGYLSCVSTTLNFGLGSNQLVDSVRVIWPNQTSQLLKAVKANQLLQLTGKPSDKSYAHKALAPKTVFKPAAPLFDFKPEEVALNDFKRQLLMLFMYSKTAPVMVKADVNKDGLDDLFVSGAKDEVGKLYLQQPGAKFTEAALSRGVSTSPGTVAAATFFDANGDGAPDLYLAKGGYSLYEAGNEELQDELYLNDGKGHLTLSATGLPKLNAGSKSCARAADADGDGDMDLFVGGRVIPGKYPMAPPSYLLVNDGKGQFTAADVPFAQTGMVTDAQWVDLNKDGRKDLVLCGEMMPLTVWINTPQGFQDKTAAYFATPQKGFWFSLHVADVNADGQPDIVAGNLGMNTQIHATTQEPVELYYADFDNNGSIDPFLNFYMQGKSYPFVSRDELNEVIYPMRRRFTSYKAYADAGMHEIFTAEELGKASKLEANETRTMLYLNNKGSFTATELPAEAQFSVVSQITSGDYNRDGHTDLLLLGNHADNRLKLGSLDANYGCLLQGDGKGRFSYVKQPTAGICVMGDVKSVSEITVNKQPYLVVGVSNGPVQFYKK; from the coding sequence ATGTGTATTCGCCGCTCTCAAGCCGGTTATGCTTTCTTGTGCCTGTTACTTTTCTCAAGCGCTGCCATCGATAGTAATGCGCAGCAGCCTTTATTCAATTTATTGAGCCCGAAAGAAACAGGAATCAGCTTTACAAATGAGGTCAGCGAAACCGAAGCACTTAATATATTATCGTACGAGTATTTTTATAATGGTGGCGGCGTAGCGGTTGGCGATATTAATAATGATGGGTTGTCGGATATCATGTTTACCGGTAACATGCGCCCCAACCGGCTGTATCTTAACCTAGGTAATTTCGAATTCAAGGATATTACCAACCAAGCCTCCCCCGCCCTCGAAGGCCGCAAAGACAGCTGGAAAACAGGCGTTACGATGGCCGATGTGAACGGCGACGGACTGCTCGATATTTACGTGTGCTACTCGGGCAAAAAGGCAGACGATGTTCGTCGTAATCAGCTGTTTATCAATCAAGGGAGCAACAAATTCAAGGAAGAAGCCAGCGCTTACGGACTCGACGACCTAGGGTATAGCACCCAAGCAGCCTTTTTCGACTATGACAATGACGGCGACCTGGACATGTTTCTGCTCAATCATAATATCAAGAAGATTGACAACATGGAATTTGCCCGCCACAAGGGCGAAGTAGATATATTGGCGGGTAATAAATTATTCAAAAACGACAGCGGTCATTTCACGGATATTTCCAAAACCGCCGGTATTGTACAAAGTCCGTTAACGTTCGGCCTAGGTATTGCCGTGGCGGATATAAATAAAGATGGGTGGGCTGATATTTATGTAACCAACGATTACAACGAGCCCGATTACCTTTATCTAAACAACCAAAACGGCACTTTCACCGATCACTCAAAGCAAATGCTGCGACATCATTCGCACTTTTCGATGGGCGTGGATATTGCCGATTTTAATAATGACGCGCAGCCCGACATTTTTACCTTAGATATGCTGCCGGCGGATAATCACCGTCAAAAATCCCTGCAATTGCAGGAAAACTACGAGACGTTTGGGCTCATGCTCAATCAGGATCTGTACCAGCAGTATATGCGCAATATGCTGCACCTGAATAATGGCGACGGCACCTTCAGTGAAATTGGGCAGCTGGCCGGTGTATCCAGCACCGATTGGAGCTGGTGCCCCCTGATTGCCGATTTCGACAACGACGGCTACAAGGATATCTACATCAGCAACGGCTACTTGCGCGACTACACCAACAAGGACTTTTTGCGCTATTGGGGCGACTATAAGATCAAGAAGGCCATGGCCCGCGAGCCATTTCAGCTGATGGATCTAGTAACGGCCATGCCGTCTACCTCGGTACCCGATTACATCTTCCGCAACGAGCACAACCTGACGTTCTCCAACAAACAGGTGGAATGGGGCCTGAACCAAACCAACATGTCCAACGGCGCTATTTACGCCGACCTAGACAATGACGGCGACTTGGACCTAGTCGTGAATACTATTAACCAACCTGCGGGCCTCTACCGCAACCGCAGCGTCGAAGATCATCATACCAACTACCTAGCTTTCAAGCTAAAAGGCACCGATAAGAACACCAACGCCGTGGGGGCTAAGGTGTACGTGTACACGCCCAGCAACGTGCAGTATCAGGAGCTGAACCCCAACCGGGGCTACCTCTCGTGCGTTTCGACCACCCTGAATTTTGGGCTAGGTAGCAATCAGCTGGTTGACTCAGTCCGCGTGATTTGGCCCAATCAAACGTCGCAGCTGCTGAAGGCGGTGAAGGCGAACCAACTGCTACAGCTCACCGGTAAGCCCAGCGACAAGTCGTATGCCCACAAAGCGCTAGCGCCGAAAACGGTATTTAAGCCCGCTGCGCCACTGTTTGATTTTAAGCCCGAAGAAGTTGCCCTGAACGACTTCAAGCGCCAGTTGCTCATGTTGTTCATGTACTCCAAAACCGCCCCGGTGATGGTGAAGGCCGACGTGAACAAGGATGGGCTGGACGACCTTTTTGTGAGCGGCGCGAAAGACGAGGTTGGCAAGCTCTACCTCCAGCAACCCGGGGCTAAGTTCACGGAGGCCGCTTTGAGCCGTGGCGTCAGTACGAGCCCCGGCACCGTTGCGGCTGCCACGTTCTTCGACGCCAACGGCGATGGCGCCCCCGATCTGTACCTAGCCAAAGGGGGCTACTCGCTGTACGAGGCCGGGAATGAAGAGCTTCAAGACGAGCTATACCTGAACGACGGGAAAGGGCACCTAACACTTTCCGCAACCGGTCTGCCGAAACTCAACGCCGGCAGCAAAAGCTGCGCACGGGCCGCTGATGCCGACGGCGACGGAGATATGGATCTGTTTGTGGGCGGCCGGGTCATCCCCGGCAAATACCCCATGGCGCCCCCTAGCTATCTGCTCGTCAATGATGGCAAAGGGCAATTCACCGCTGCGGACGTGCCCTTTGCCCAAACCGGCATGGTGACCGACGCCCAGTGGGTAGACTTGAACAAAGACGGCCGCAAAGACCTGGTACTGTGCGGAGAGATGATGCCGCTCACTGTTTGGATCAACACGCCGCAAGGCTTCCAGGATAAAACCGCTGCCTACTTTGCCACGCCCCAAAAAGGGTTCTGGTTTAGCCTGCACGTAGCTGACGTAAATGCCGATGGCCAGCCAGATATAGTGGCCGGCAACCTAGGGATGAACACCCAGATTCATGCGACGACCCAGGAGCCGGTGGAGCTGTACTACGCCGACTTCGATAACAACGGCTCCATTGATCCTTTCCTGAACTTCTACATGCAGGGCAAGAGCTACCCGTTTGTGAGCCGGGATGAGCTGAACGAAGTCATTTACCCGATGCGCCGCCGGTTTACTTCTTACAAAGCCTACGCCGACGCTGGCATGCATGAGATTTTTACTGCCGAAGAGCTAGGCAAGGCAAGCAAGCTGGAAGCTAACGAAACGCGTACCATGTTGTACCTCAACAACAAAGGCAGCTTCACGGCTACCGAGTTGCCAGCCGAAGCCCAGTTTTCGGTGGTCAGCCAGATTACCAGCGGCGACTACAACCGCGACGGGCACACCGACCTGCTCCTGCTCGGCAACCACGCCGACAACCGCCTGAAGCTAGGCAGCTTAGACGCTAACTACGGCTGCCTGCTGCAAGGCGACGGCAAAGGCCGCTTTAGCTACGTGAAGCAGCCAACGGCCGGCATCTGCGTGATGGGCGATGTGAAATCGGTGAGTGAAATCACGGTCAACAAGCAGCCTTATTTAGTGGTGGGAGTGAGTAATGGCCCTGTACAGTTTTATAAGAAGTAA
- a CDS encoding vanadium-dependent haloperoxidase, which produces MSPRIRLLTVLLFLLSYSRLQAHGSPLDEQLNPGKALDAINMTMVHDVVSPPVAGRYYAYSMLGAYSIVATHNKSLPSPQSFVKSFPPTLRLDTITAKYDYRIAAYYSILETARLLLPSGENLAEEQASFLQTLEKKGVKPSLLAQSVKVGKLASAAVVGFSKTDSYGRLSALKRYTPLKAEGMWYPTPPAYMEAVEPNWKTIRPMIIDSANAFRPAPLTPFSKDTTSAFYQQVKGVYDISKRLTADQLQIAQFWDCNPFAVNTSGHMSIGFKKISPGGHWMNIAALVSKQAKLGFDKTVAVLCVEGLTLMDAFISCWEIKYDTNRIRPETYINRYMDVKWQPILQTPPFPEYTSGHAVISNASAEVLTYLLGDKLAYIDNTEIPFGSGERPFTSFRQAAAEASVSRFYGGIHYIESIDNGNAQGKKIGSFIVAKMRTAGFKPFTTAAAVGYSK; this is translated from the coding sequence ATGAGCCCCCGGATACGCTTACTTACCGTTCTCCTTTTTCTCCTTAGCTACAGCCGCTTACAAGCGCACGGCTCTCCCCTTGATGAGCAGCTTAACCCAGGCAAGGCGCTGGATGCCATCAACATGACGATGGTTCACGATGTGGTGAGTCCGCCGGTGGCGGGGCGCTACTATGCCTACAGCATGCTAGGGGCCTACAGCATTGTGGCAACCCACAACAAAAGCTTACCGTCTCCGCAAAGCTTCGTCAAAAGCTTCCCTCCTACGCTCCGACTCGACACCATCACGGCCAAGTACGACTACCGGATAGCCGCATACTACAGCATCCTGGAAACCGCCCGGCTGCTGCTGCCCTCCGGGGAAAACCTGGCCGAGGAGCAGGCTAGCTTTCTACAAACACTAGAGAAAAAAGGCGTTAAACCCAGTCTGCTGGCTCAGTCGGTGAAGGTGGGAAAGCTAGCTTCGGCAGCCGTTGTGGGCTTCTCCAAAACCGACAGCTATGGTCGGCTGAGTGCTCTGAAGCGCTATACGCCGCTCAAAGCGGAAGGCATGTGGTACCCGACGCCGCCGGCCTACATGGAAGCGGTGGAACCCAACTGGAAAACCATTCGCCCGATGATCATCGACTCGGCCAATGCATTTCGGCCGGCCCCGCTCACGCCCTTTAGCAAGGATACCACTTCGGCTTTTTACCAACAGGTGAAGGGTGTGTACGACATTTCGAAGCGGCTCACGGCCGATCAGTTGCAGATAGCTCAGTTCTGGGATTGTAACCCCTTCGCGGTCAACACGTCGGGCCACATGTCCATTGGGTTCAAAAAGATTAGCCCAGGCGGGCACTGGATGAACATTGCGGCGCTGGTTTCCAAGCAGGCAAAGCTAGGTTTTGACAAGACTGTTGCCGTACTGTGCGTGGAGGGCCTCACATTGATGGATGCGTTCATTAGCTGCTGGGAAATAAAATACGACACCAACCGCATCCGCCCTGAGACTTACATCAACCGGTACATGGATGTGAAATGGCAGCCGATCTTGCAAACGCCGCCCTTCCCCGAGTACACCAGCGGGCACGCCGTGATTTCCAACGCCTCGGCCGAGGTGCTCACCTACCTTTTGGGCGACAAGCTAGCGTACATCGACAATACCGAAATTCCCTTCGGTAGCGGCGAGCGGCCGTTCACTTCCTTCCGGCAGGCAGCGGCGGAAGCTTCCGTGTCACGCTTCTACGGCGGCATTCACTACATCGAAAGCATCGACAACGGCAACGCGCAAGGTAAAAAGATAGGCAGCTTCATCGTCGCAAAAATGCGGACGGCCGGCTTCAAGCCTTTCACTACGGCCGCTGCCGTAGGCTACAGCAAATAG
- a CDS encoding DUF1003 domain-containing protein yields the protein MNTDQSRPTSGFTPPSGMAQIVERNIQALLKRQQTEEKQRTWQNKLADTVTSFTGSMSFVFIHLALFGVWIIWNLGWLGLKPFDPSFVVLAMFASVEAIFLSTFVLISQNRMAELADQRANLDLQVSLLSEHEITRLITLVTRIAQKMDIPEAQDPELNELAGNVLPEKVLDSIQANEQRFADDNSAAGTNK from the coding sequence ATGAATACCGATCAGTCACGGCCCACGTCTGGATTTACGCCGCCATCTGGCATGGCGCAGATTGTTGAGCGAAATATTCAGGCGCTCTTGAAGCGCCAGCAAACCGAGGAAAAGCAACGGACCTGGCAAAACAAGCTGGCCGATACCGTCACGTCCTTCACCGGCAGCATGAGCTTTGTGTTCATCCACTTGGCTTTGTTCGGCGTCTGGATTATCTGGAACCTAGGGTGGCTCGGTCTGAAGCCCTTCGACCCGTCGTTTGTGGTGCTGGCCATGTTCGCCTCCGTGGAAGCTATTTTCCTCTCCACCTTCGTACTGATTAGCCAGAATCGCATGGCCGAACTCGCAGATCAGCGGGCCAACCTAGACTTGCAGGTGAGCCTGCTGAGTGAGCACGAAATCACGCGCCTGATTACGCTAGTGACGAGAATTGCGCAGAAGATGGACATTCCGGAAGCGCAAGATCCGGAGCTTAACGAGCTAGCCGGCAATGTACTGCCCGAGAAGGTATTGGATTCCATACAAGCGAATGAGCAGCGCTTCGCTGACGATAATTCAGCCGCCGGAACAAACAAGTAA
- a CDS encoding DUF1624 domain-containing protein, with protein sequence MKSATLSDTDRGTHFAENDNVNRELPMQPTTTLPPPTRASRTAFPRVQAIDIVRGLVMVVMALDHVREFWNPTLIQPEDVSQTSVGLFLTRWVTHFCAPTFVFLSGTSVYFYALKQPSRGAVSRFLITRGLWLVVMEVLVVNLLLQWSYHYQFVLLQVIWAIGWSMVLLAGLIWLPRWLLTTLTVVVIGGHNLLPTIAVKTPADAALALLHNSPSLIPLPGLPPLLNAYTLVPWFAVMLAGYLIGPWFQLPLPDRQRRLRLAGIALLVLFVVLRGINVYGNATPWAVQPRGLTYTVLSFVNITKYPPALLFLCLTLGVALLLLSSVETATSRLSQWLRTFGQVPFFYYLLHLLLNSIGAAIWTSLAFGRPVDLSFTQAKDLPAEYHSSLLRAYVAWALLILALYWPCRWYRNFKQQHTYWWLSYL encoded by the coding sequence ATGAAATCTGCTACCTTGTCAGACACCGATCGAGGTACTCACTTCGCTGAGAATGATAACGTAAACCGGGAGTTACCCATGCAGCCAACCACGACACTGCCGCCGCCTACCAGAGCTAGCCGCACTGCTTTTCCGCGCGTGCAAGCCATTGATATTGTACGCGGGCTGGTGATGGTGGTGATGGCCTTGGACCATGTGCGGGAGTTCTGGAACCCGACCCTGATCCAGCCCGAAGACGTCAGCCAAACGTCTGTTGGGCTGTTCTTAACCCGTTGGGTTACCCATTTTTGCGCCCCGACTTTCGTGTTTTTGTCGGGTACGAGCGTGTACTTTTACGCGCTCAAACAACCTAGCCGCGGGGCAGTTAGCCGCTTTTTGATTACCCGCGGCTTGTGGCTGGTGGTGATGGAAGTGCTGGTAGTCAACTTGCTGCTGCAATGGAGCTATCACTACCAGTTTGTCCTGCTGCAAGTTATATGGGCCATTGGCTGGTCGATGGTGCTGCTGGCGGGTCTGATTTGGCTGCCGCGGTGGCTGCTGACGACCCTAACCGTGGTGGTAATAGGTGGCCATAACCTGCTGCCCACTATTGCGGTTAAGACCCCCGCCGATGCGGCACTAGCCTTACTGCACAATAGTCCATCGCTCATTCCGCTGCCAGGCTTGCCGCCGTTGTTAAATGCCTACACGCTGGTGCCGTGGTTTGCGGTGATGCTAGCTGGCTACCTAATTGGGCCGTGGTTCCAACTGCCGCTACCGGACCGGCAGCGGCGCTTACGCTTAGCGGGTATTGCGCTGTTGGTGTTGTTTGTCGTATTGCGGGGCATTAATGTGTACGGTAACGCTACGCCGTGGGCTGTGCAGCCGCGCGGACTGACCTACACGGTGCTGTCGTTCGTGAACATCACAAAGTACCCACCGGCGCTACTGTTTCTATGTCTGACGCTCGGCGTCGCCTTGCTCTTGCTCAGCAGTGTAGAAACGGCCACCAGCCGCCTAAGTCAGTGGTTGCGCACGTTTGGGCAGGTGCCGTTCTTCTATTACTTGCTGCACCTACTGCTTAATAGCATCGGCGCCGCCATCTGGACCTCACTCGCCTTTGGCCGACCCGTGGACCTAAGTTTTACGCAGGCCAAAGACTTGCCCGCAGAGTATCATTCTAGTCTGCTACGCGCTTATGTGGCATGGGCGCTGCTCATTCTAGCCTTATACTGGCCATGCAGGTGGTACCGCAATTTTAAGCAGCAGCACACCTACTGGTGGCTGTCGTACTTGTAG